A window of Clostridium botulinum BKT015925 contains these coding sequences:
- the ispF gene encoding 2-C-methyl-D-erythritol 2,4-cyclodiphosphate synthase gives MRIGMGYDVHKLCTNRKLILGGVEIPYELGLLGHSDADVLVHAIMDSLLGAAALGDIGKHFPDTDNKFKGISSLLLLKEVRKLLNENSYKIVNIDATIIAQKPKMAPYIPEMIKNISYALNIEKTQINIKATTEEGLGFTGKSLGISSQSICLIASN, from the coding sequence ATGAGAATTGGAATGGGCTATGACGTACATAAACTATGTACAAATAGAAAATTAATATTAGGTGGAGTTGAAATTCCTTATGAATTAGGACTTTTGGGGCATTCTGATGCTGATGTTCTTGTACATGCCATAATGGATAGTTTACTTGGTGCAGCTGCCCTTGGTGATATAGGAAAACACTTTCCAGATACAGATAATAAATTCAAGGGAATCTCAAGTTTATTACTTTTAAAAGAAGTACGTAAACTACTAAATGAAAATTCATATAAAATAGTAAATATTGATGCTACTATAATAGCACAAAAACCTAAAATGGCTCCTTATATACCAGAGATGATAAAAAATATCTCTTATGCTCTAAATATTGAAAAAACACAAATCAATATTAAAGCAACTACAGAGGAGGGTCTTGGTTTTACAGGCAAAAGTCTCGGTATATCAAGCCAAAGTATCTGTTTAATAGCTTCAAATTAA
- a CDS encoding winged helix-turn-helix transcriptional regulator has product MSKIDEKTYKCGMELTMDVIGGKWKTVILWHLRSKTLRFSQLKRRLGSITQKMLTQQLRELEEDGLVNRTVYPQVPPKVEYSLTDYGKSIIPVLYSIYSWGIDYAKDFDVDLDIDDLILERIKNRQI; this is encoded by the coding sequence ATGTCAAAAATAGATGAGAAGACTTATAAATGTGGCATGGAATTAACTATGGATGTAATAGGTGGCAAATGGAAAACTGTTATTCTGTGGCATTTGAGATCTAAAACTCTTAGATTTAGCCAATTAAAAAGAAGACTTGGAAGTATAACTCAGAAAATGTTAACTCAACAACTTAGAGAATTAGAAGAAGATGGACTAGTTAATAGAACTGTTTATCCTCAAGTTCCTCCCAAAGTAGAATATAGTTTAACAGACTATGGGAAAAGTATAATACCTGTTCTATACTCTATTTACTCTTGGGGTATTGATTATGCAAAAGATTTTGATGTAGATTTAGATATAGATGACTTAATACTTGAAAGAATTAAAAATAGACAAATATAG
- a CDS encoding ParM/StbA family protein — translation MSKGNNIVDSFAVQVIDDGYADTKSRSEDTNIIVTPSYVTSWRPSYNKDNDLKEGKVDKLSRIEVKVNGSKFLVGECAVKQDRNIQWNGASDKHDDTSFDILLKTHLSLLNKKPISRVKLVMGLPVVASLDKERVEKMKAKVLRQHNLGMRLCGDKEFENKIIKVEDLIVKAQPHGTLCDLILDNSGGLTNKDLARKVNAISDIGGKTHNLYLVDALEPLADFCDTKNSGMYIAYMWIKNYIEQELHLSVSDGQIQYIVASGHIKGYDLTPVIQKAYRSLARKIILEIRTVWENAFPFIDNIIFTGGGATVLKPYLQEEFKNAMYLTRNQNASGLYKQGIRKWKRKAV, via the coding sequence ATGTCAAAGGGAAATAATATTGTAGATTCTTTTGCTGTACAAGTAATTGATGATGGATATGCAGATACTAAATCAAGGTCAGAGGATACAAATATAATCGTAACACCTTCTTATGTAACCTCATGGAGACCATCATATAATAAGGATAATGATTTAAAAGAAGGAAAAGTAGACAAGCTAAGCAGAATAGAAGTAAAGGTAAATGGTTCTAAATTTCTAGTTGGGGAGTGTGCTGTGAAGCAAGATAGAAATATTCAGTGGAATGGTGCATCTGACAAGCACGATGATACTTCATTTGATATTCTTTTGAAGACTCATTTGAGCCTTTTAAATAAAAAGCCTATAAGTAGAGTTAAATTAGTTATGGGACTTCCTGTAGTTGCAAGTTTAGATAAAGAAAGAGTAGAAAAAATGAAAGCAAAGGTACTTAGACAACATAATCTTGGAATGAGATTATGTGGAGATAAAGAATTTGAGAATAAGATAATAAAGGTGGAAGATTTGATAGTAAAAGCTCAGCCACATGGTACTTTATGTGATCTTATCTTGGACAATAGTGGTGGGTTAACTAATAAAGATTTAGCAAGAAAGGTTAATGCTATTTCAGATATTGGAGGTAAAACTCATAACTTATATTTAGTGGATGCATTAGAGCCATTAGCAGATTTTTGTGATACTAAAAATAGTGGAATGTATATAGCTTATATGTGGATTAAGAATTACATAGAACAAGAATTGCATTTAAGCGTATCTGATGGACAAATTCAATATATTGTTGCTAGTGGTCATATAAAGGGGTATGATTTAACTCCTGTAATTCAAAAGGCTTATAGAAGTCTTGCAAGAAAAATTATACTAGAGATTAGAACTGTTTGGGAAAATGCATTTCCGTTTATTGATAATATAATTTTTACAGGAGGAGGGGCTACTGTTTTAAAGCCATATTTACAAGAGGAATTTAAGAATGCAATGTATTTAACAAGAAATCAAAATGCATCGGGATTATATAAACAGGGGATTAGAAAGTGGAAGAGAAAAGCAGTATAG